The Ornithinimicrobium faecis genome includes a window with the following:
- a CDS encoding DUF3068 domain-containing protein has product MRRVLGILSLIVGAFALLIGILAKPVIYEAVSKVELDQNSVSVSRGENMSALQVSGEGINKLEGVTLISTRTVAGIPGLAEGNNAFWQTAVESAVEDGPLLTYSDEGVSFDRTTALATNCCGDYIAVGDAAAPDDDATREAIQHDGLFFKFPFDTQQEDYPYWDGALGHAVTAEFSGEESVEGVTTYKFVMELGPEEVSENTGLPGELFGTDQPVDAGRIYQNTRTLWVEPNSGVIIRGLEEQNVHFAPRDSSLPTVPITVGTIGYTDETIKANADEYGSKGALLGFINGPLTWVGILVGLALIALGAFLALGGNRTRQEGGVAYGDDDPTGYSEGGFDEPGHEPSGHGAPVHAEAGHDAAGYEDDDYSDTEQITRRLRHE; this is encoded by the coding sequence ATGCGCCGTGTCCTCGGCATTCTCAGCCTGATCGTCGGCGCCTTTGCGCTGCTCATCGGCATCCTGGCCAAACCCGTCATCTACGAGGCGGTCTCCAAGGTCGAGCTCGACCAGAACAGCGTCTCCGTCTCGCGCGGCGAGAACATGAGCGCCCTGCAGGTCTCTGGCGAGGGGATCAACAAGCTCGAGGGTGTCACCCTCATCTCGACCCGCACCGTCGCCGGCATCCCCGGTCTGGCCGAGGGCAACAACGCCTTCTGGCAGACGGCGGTCGAGTCCGCTGTCGAGGACGGGCCGCTGCTCACCTACTCCGATGAGGGTGTCTCGTTCGACCGGACGACCGCTCTGGCGACCAACTGCTGCGGCGACTACATCGCGGTCGGCGACGCCGCGGCTCCCGATGATGACGCCACGCGCGAGGCGATCCAGCACGACGGCCTGTTCTTCAAGTTCCCGTTCGACACCCAGCAGGAGGACTACCCCTACTGGGACGGTGCACTCGGCCACGCGGTCACCGCTGAGTTCTCCGGCGAGGAAAGCGTCGAGGGCGTCACGACCTACAAGTTCGTGATGGAGCTCGGGCCGGAGGAGGTCTCCGAGAACACCGGCCTGCCCGGGGAGTTGTTCGGCACTGACCAGCCGGTCGACGCGGGCCGGATCTATCAGAACACCCGCACCCTGTGGGTCGAGCCCAACTCCGGCGTGATCATCCGGGGCCTGGAGGAGCAGAACGTCCACTTCGCCCCGCGCGACTCCAGCCTGCCGACGGTGCCGATCACAGTGGGCACGATCGGCTACACCGACGAGACCATCAAGGCCAATGCCGACGAGTACGGCTCCAAGGGTGCCCTGCTGGGCTTCATCAACGGCCCGCTCACCTGGGTCGGCATCCTGGTCGGACTGGCCCTCATCGCGCTTGGTGCCTTCCTGGCCCTCGGTGGCAACCGCACCCGTCAGGAGGGTGGGGTCGCCTATGGCGATGACGACCCGACTGGTTATAGCGAGGGCGGCTTCGACGAGCCGGGCCATGAACCATCAGGCCATGGCGCACCAGTACATGCCGAAGCGGGCCATGATGCGGCGGGCTACGAGGACGACGACTACAGCGACACCGAGCAGATCACCCGCCGCCTGCGCCACGAGTGA
- a CDS encoding acyltransferase family protein, protein MTTDAPRVAADAEDPIGLSVPRDGSSLRRRFAPLDGLRAVGALMVVVTHVSAHTATSFTEPFGGILSRFDAGVALFFVISGFLLYRPYVAARLTGGASPRTGGYLWRRALRILPVLWIAVAGVWVLFDHGTPAGQYLRHLLLVQIYWPENWVLGLTQMWSLAVEGAFYVALPLLAWLLVRTARDPLLFVRRSLLVLGVLVVASPLWIYAVTELEHPTAPQWLPAYLGWFAIGMALVTWQQARCLGILPVSRVDLLARHPGTLWLTSLVVLVIAATPIAGSRGLDAAVPGEAAFKNLAYAIFALLLVLPCIAALRNGDDPRAARALGGPLGRWLGDISYGIFAYHLLILELVGPLVGHENFTGGFWRLLLPTLAVTIPVAWLSHRFIERPIMRWGQRVYSRR, encoded by the coding sequence ATGACCACAGATGCTCCTCGGGTGGCGGCCGACGCCGAGGATCCCATCGGCCTGAGCGTGCCGCGGGACGGCTCCTCGCTGCGCCGACGGTTCGCACCCCTGGACGGGCTGCGGGCCGTTGGCGCCCTCATGGTCGTGGTCACCCACGTCTCCGCGCACACCGCCACGAGTTTCACCGAGCCGTTCGGCGGGATCCTGTCCCGGTTCGACGCCGGCGTCGCCCTGTTCTTCGTGATCTCCGGGTTCCTGCTCTACCGGCCGTATGTCGCGGCTCGCCTGACGGGAGGCGCGTCACCGCGCACCGGTGGTTACCTCTGGAGGCGCGCGCTGCGCATCCTGCCGGTCCTGTGGATTGCTGTCGCTGGGGTCTGGGTCCTCTTCGACCACGGCACGCCGGCAGGTCAATACCTCCGACACCTGCTGCTGGTTCAGATCTACTGGCCGGAGAATTGGGTGTTGGGACTCACGCAGATGTGGAGCCTGGCCGTGGAGGGCGCGTTCTATGTCGCGCTCCCGCTGCTCGCGTGGCTGCTTGTGCGCACAGCCCGCGACCCGCTGCTGTTCGTGCGACGCAGCCTGCTCGTCCTCGGGGTGCTGGTGGTGGCCAGCCCCCTCTGGATCTATGCCGTGACCGAGCTGGAGCACCCCACGGCACCTCAGTGGCTGCCTGCCTATCTCGGCTGGTTCGCCATCGGCATGGCTCTGGTGACCTGGCAGCAGGCCCGGTGCCTCGGCATACTGCCCGTCTCCCGGGTCGATCTGCTGGCCAGACACCCGGGCACCCTCTGGCTCACGTCCCTGGTGGTGCTGGTCATCGCCGCGACGCCCATTGCGGGCTCCCGCGGTCTGGATGCAGCAGTGCCGGGGGAAGCAGCCTTCAAGAACCTGGCCTACGCGATTTTTGCACTGCTGCTGGTGCTCCCCTGCATCGCGGCCCTGCGCAACGGTGACGATCCGCGGGCAGCTCGAGCCCTCGGTGGACCGCTGGGGAGGTGGCTCGGCGACATCTCCTACGGGATCTTCGCCTACCACCTGTTGATCCTCGAACTCGTCGGGCCCCTGGTCGGGCACGAGAACTTCACCGGTGGGTTCTGGCGACTGCTGCTGCCGACCTTGGCGGTAACGATCCCGGTGGCCTGGCTCAGTCATCGCTTCATCGAGCGACCGATCATGCGCTGGGGTCAGCGGGTCTACTCCCGCCGCTGA